A stretch of the Planktothricoides raciborskii GIHE-MW2 genome encodes the following:
- a CDS encoding Rpn family recombination-promoting nuclease/putative transposase — protein MRFISPKVDYAFKKIFGSEQSKEILISFLNAIVYGGEKVMKSLTIVNPYKPGQVMTLKDTYLDVKAVLADGSIVAIEMQVASMTAFNKRVAYNLTKTYRNQLVTEEDYPLLNPAIAVTITDFMLFPQTQPVINKFVFQEETQHFPCIDKELRLIFVELPKFKKTLSELSALSDKWIYFLKEAATLEEIPPSLGEVSEIEFALNLANQAKMTVEELEAVDRRGMMLQDEKGRLSYAKEQGRLEQAIALVMRQLSKRFGEITPPIISQVEQLSLADLESLTEAIFYFQSLADLENWLQG, from the coding sequence ATGAGATTCATTAGTCCCAAGGTCGATTATGCCTTTAAAAAAATCTTTGGTTCTGAACAAAGTAAAGAAATCTTAATTAGCTTTCTCAATGCGATCGTTTATGGGGGAGAGAAAGTGATGAAATCCTTAACCATTGTCAACCCCTATAAACCCGGTCAGGTGATGACATTAAAAGACACCTATCTAGATGTGAAAGCGGTTTTAGCGGACGGGTCAATTGTGGCGATCGAAATGCAAGTGGCTTCGATGACCGCTTTTAACAAACGAGTCGCTTATAATCTGACAAAAACCTATAGGAACCAGTTGGTTACAGAGGAGGATTATCCCTTACTTAATCCAGCGATCGCAGTGACAATAACCGATTTTATGCTGTTTCCACAAACCCAACCGGTAATCAACAAATTTGTGTTTCAAGAAGAAACGCAACACTTTCCCTGTATTGACAAAGAATTGCGCCTGATATTTGTGGAGTTGCCCAAATTTAAGAAAACTCTCTCAGAGTTAAGTGCTTTAAGCGATAAATGGATTTATTTTCTCAAAGAAGCGGCTACTTTAGAGGAAATACCACCAAGTTTAGGGGAAGTCTCGGAAATAGAATTTGCTTTGAATTTGGCTAACCAAGCGAAGATGACGGTAGAAGAATTGGAAGCGGTTGATCGCCGGGGGATGATGTTGCAAGATGAGAAAGGACGACTATCTTATGCCAAGGAACAAGGACGACTTGAACAAGCGATCGCCCTCGTGATGCGTCAACTATCCAAGCGTTTTGGAGAAATTACCCCGCCAATTATCAGTCAAGTTGAACAGCTATCTTTAGCGGATTTAGAAAGTTTAACCGAGGCAATTTTTTATTTTCAAAGTTTGGCTGATTTAGAAAATTGGCTGCAAGGGTAG
- a CDS encoding DUF3143 domain-containing protein, whose protein sequence is MTKLAPTTPLYNHPLPDIEQWLRDMGCEQSRDELSIWYVEKPTWKAEIELDIDQINVRYINAAGGNQDIKRSFKYSLSREDIQEAVFSGP, encoded by the coding sequence ATGACTAAACTGGCACCGACCACTCCTCTCTATAACCATCCTCTCCCTGATATCGAGCAATGGCTGCGCGATATGGGATGCGAACAAAGCCGCGATGAGTTAAGTATTTGGTATGTGGAAAAACCCACCTGGAAAGCTGAGATAGAACTGGATATAGATCAGATTAATGTCCGCTATATTAATGCCGCTGGTGGTAATCAAGATATTAAGCGTTCTTTTAAGTATTCTTTAAGTCGCGAAGATATTCAGGAAGCGGTTTTTTCTGGGCCTTAA
- a CDS encoding J domain-containing protein, whose protein sequence is MSAQTDGGWAMPAASEELQNYYTVLGLSYSASIVEIRKAYWEFSKRYHPDTTNLPSDLAKEKFQEVKEAYGILSDPRQRAIYDQQLRFYQQKIYEHQLRQGLASNRAYARPSSQSSSLEPVDRPLSAGEISALFFMAITVLGCIMLAIAIAVIRGDTAFQTVSCLCLPPG, encoded by the coding sequence ATGTCTGCTCAAACAGACGGTGGGTGGGCAATGCCTGCCGCATCCGAGGAGTTACAGAATTATTACACGGTGCTGGGATTGTCATATTCGGCGTCGATAGTGGAAATTCGCAAGGCGTACTGGGAATTTAGTAAGCGCTATCACCCAGATACGACTAATTTGCCTTCGGATTTGGCTAAGGAAAAGTTTCAAGAGGTGAAGGAAGCTTACGGGATTCTGAGCGATCCCCGGCAGCGGGCGATTTACGATCAACAGTTGCGTTTTTATCAGCAAAAGATTTATGAACATCAGCTTCGGCAGGGGTTAGCATCTAATCGCGCTTATGCTCGACCTTCGTCGCAGTCATCGTCCCTGGAACCTGTGGATCGTCCGTTATCCGCTGGGGAGATTTCGGCGCTGTTTTTTATGGCTATTACGGTTTTGGGCTGTATTATGCTGGCGATCGCGATCGCGGTTATCCGAGGAGATACGGCGTTTCAAACCGTTAGCTGCTTGTGTTTGCCTCCGGGCTAA
- the ilvC gene encoding ketol-acid reductoisomerase codes for MARMYYDADANLDLLAGKTIAIIGYGSQGHAHALNLKESGINVIVGLYPGSKSAAKAKEAGLTVHTVADAAKAADWIMILLPDEVQKTVYKNEIEPNLSPGKVLSFAHGFNIHFGQIVPPDNVDVVMVAPKGPGHLVRRTYTQGEGVPCLFAVYQDASGQARDRAMAYAKGIGGTRGGILETTFREETETDLFGEQVVLCGGLSALIKAGFETLVAAGYQPELAYFECLHEVKLIVDLIVEGGLANMRDSISNTAEYGDLTRGPRIVTDQTRAEMRKILSEIQSGQFAREFVLENQAGKPGFTAMRRQEAEHPIEEVGKDLRAMFSWLKK; via the coding sequence ATGGCCCGGATGTACTACGACGCGGATGCCAACTTAGACCTATTAGCCGGAAAAACCATTGCAATTATTGGTTACGGCTCTCAAGGTCATGCCCATGCCCTGAACCTAAAAGAAAGCGGCATAAATGTAATTGTCGGATTATATCCGGGCAGTAAGTCAGCCGCTAAAGCCAAAGAAGCCGGATTGACAGTTCACACCGTCGCTGACGCTGCTAAAGCCGCTGACTGGATTATGATTTTGTTGCCGGATGAAGTACAAAAAACTGTCTACAAAAACGAAATTGAACCGAACCTGAGTCCAGGCAAAGTCCTGTCCTTTGCTCACGGTTTCAATATTCACTTTGGTCAAATTGTGCCCCCGGACAATGTAGACGTAGTGATGGTGGCACCGAAAGGCCCCGGACATTTAGTGCGACGCACCTATACCCAGGGAGAGGGCGTCCCTTGCTTATTTGCCGTCTATCAAGATGCCAGCGGTCAAGCCCGCGATCGCGCCATGGCCTATGCCAAAGGCATTGGTGGCACCCGTGGAGGCATCCTGGAAACCACCTTCCGCGAAGAAACCGAAACCGACCTCTTTGGGGAACAAGTCGTACTGTGTGGCGGTTTAAGTGCGCTCATCAAAGCCGGATTTGAAACCTTAGTTGCCGCTGGATATCAGCCAGAACTAGCCTATTTTGAATGCCTCCACGAAGTTAAACTAATTGTTGACTTAATTGTGGAAGGTGGCCTTGCCAATATGCGTGATAGCATTTCTAACACCGCTGAATATGGCGACCTTACTCGTGGGCCACGCATTGTCACCGATCAAACTCGTGCCGAAATGCGGAAAATTTTATCAGAAATTCAATCCGGTCAATTTGCGCGGGAATTTGTATTAGAAAATCAAGCGGGTAAACCAGGCTTTACCGCCATGCGGCGTCAAGAAGCCGAACATCCCATTGAGGAAGTCGGCAAAGATTTAAGAGCAATGTTTAGCTGGCTGAAAAAATAG